The Henckelia pumila isolate YLH828 chromosome 2, ASM3356847v2, whole genome shotgun sequence genome includes a window with the following:
- the LOC140884270 gene encoding serine/threonine-protein phosphatase 7 long form homolog codes for MIHDDSTNEDVAKFSRCVALLIIGGCMFSNSEITAVKLMYLPFIQDIDKVNTYSWGSAVLAYLYRELCNTSMELKKDLCGPLQILQIWVWSSITLLSPNRLQLSHMTSEHAADVLQGLPFPPYGAQWKRGFSWVHTVRHFVRTIRDMLDRKFKWTVYDMESPELTRFLEGNRNLLCRSACPLINFDIVEMHRPERCL; via the exons ATGATTCATGATGACAGCACAAATGAGGACGTTGCAAAATTTTCTCGTTGCGTGGCATTACTGATTATCGGTGGATGTATGTTTTCGAACTCGGAAATTACTGCTGTGAAGCTTATGTATTTACCATTTATTCAGGACATCGATAAAGTGAATACATATAGTTGGGGTTCCGCTGTATTGGCCTATCTTTACCGAGAATTATGCAACACTTCCATGGAGTTAAAGAAGGATTTATGTGGACCTCTTCAAATACTCCAG ATTTGGGTTTGGTCAAGTATTACACTTCTTTCTCCAAATAGGTTACAATTAAGTCACATGACATCGGAGCATGCTGCCGATGTGCTTCAGGGACTACCATTCCCACCTTATGGCGCACA GTGGAAACGTGGATTTTCATGGGTGCACACTGTACGACATTTTGTTCGTACAATAAGAGATATGCTTGACAGGAAG TTTAAATGGACCGTATATGATATGGAGTCACCGGAGTTGACTAGGTTCCTTGAGGGAAATAGAAATCTCCTATGTCGGTCTGCATGTCCGCTGataaattttgatattgttGAGATGCACCGACCAGAGAGGTGTCTTTGA
- the LOC140880513 gene encoding WAT1-related protein At3g28050-like has product MALRQWPWIETSLPFIGMISAVSALAINMIISKMAMSKGTSFYSLSVYSNGLATLILFPTAFVFHRSKVPPLNFPVLWRIFLLAVFGYFAEISSYAGINYSSPTLGTALLNLVPAFTFILAIIFRMEEVDWRRISTIAKMGGTVISIAGAFVVTFYKGPALLNRPLSSGFLTQLYLSSEPNWILGGVLLSFAAFLTASWCILQVSILQMYPAEMLVVAFYCLFVTIQSSLVSLFVQRDAASWKIETVIGLTAILYAAMINIAYRLYVTAWCIWKRGPLYVSLFKPSTIIIAVFIGVVFMNDVFYLGSLLGALILSVGFYGVIWGKAKEGDINRSTDLSDNRIPLLQENIQEV; this is encoded by the exons ATGGCGCTGAGGCAGTGGCCATGGATCGAAACCTCGCTGCCTTTCATAGGCATGATTTCTGCAGTTTCTGCTTTAGCCATTAACATGATAATAAGCAAGATGGCCATGTCCAAAGGCACAAGCTTTTACAGTTTATCTGTATATTCTAATGGTTTAGCAACTCTTATTCTTTTTCCGACCGCCTTTGTTTTTCACAG GTCAAAGGTCCCTCCTTTAAATTTTCCTGTTCTCTGGAGAATTTTCTTGCTTGCTGTGTTTGG gTATTTTGCAGAGATAAGCAGTTATGCTGGCATTAACTATAGCTCCCCAACACTTGGTACTGCCTTGTTGAATCTTGTACCAGCATTCACATTCATCCTTGCCATAATTTTCAG GATGGAAGAAGTAGATTGGAGAAGGATAAGTACCATCGCGAAGATGGGTGGAACTGTTATCTCCATTGCCGGAGCATTTGTTGTGACTTTCTATAAGGGACCAGCGTTACTCAATAGGCCGTTGAGTTCTGGATTTCTTACACAACTCTATTTGTCATCAGAGCCAAATTGGATTCTGGGAGGAGTTTTGCTTTCTTTTGCAGCTTTCCTCACTGCATCCTGGTGCATATTACAG GTTTCCATACTGCAGATGTACCCGGCTGAGATGCTTGTAGTTGCTTTTTACTGCCTTTTTGTAACTATTCAATCGTCACTTGTTTCTCTCTTTGTTCAAAGAGATGCAGCTTCTTGGAAAATCGAAACAGTTATTGGATTAACTGCAATTCTTTATGCG GCAATGATTAATATAGCATACAGGCTCTATGTGACTGCTTGGTGCATATGGAAGAGAGGTCCCCTCTATGTTTCTCTATTCAAGCCTTCAACAATTATCATTGCGGTTTTTATTGGGGTTGTCTTTATGAACGATGTTTTCTACCTCGGAAG TTTGCTTGGTGCATTGATATTAAGTGTCGGTTTCTACGGTGTAATATGGGGGAAAGCTAAAGAAGGGGACATCAATAGGAGCACAGATTTATCAGACAATAGGATCCCTCTATTGCAAGAAAACATCCAAGAAGTGTGA
- the LOC140882742 gene encoding MLP-like protein 423 encodes MASPQQLEVDLELKCNIEKVWDCMKNATTVLPEAFPHKFDSFEVLEGDGIHAGTVYNVKFKPGHPISSSKDKVELVDEEKKIYVKRIVDGDFMKFFNEFKIKIVLSPKGDHVTSLKWGCEFVKASEDVPIKADNIMADAVNTIQVLEAYILKKE; translated from the exons ATGGCATCCCCTCAGCAGCTTGAAGTCGATCTTGAGCTGAAATGCAACATAGAAAAGGTGTGGGACTGTATGAAAAACGCCACCACGGTTTTGCCCGAGGCTTTCCCGCATAAATTCGACAGCTTTGAGGTGCTTGAAGGCGACGGTATACATGCCGGCACAGTCTATAATGTCAAGTTCAAACCAG GGCATCCTATTTCATCCTCCAAGGACAAGGTTGAACTGGTGGATGAAGAGAAGAAGATATACGTGAAGAGAATCGTCGATGGCGATTTCATGAAGTTTTTCAATGAATTCAAGATCAAGATTGTTCTATCTCCCAAGGGTGATCATGTGACTTCATTGAAATGGGGATGTGAATTTGTTAAGGCAAGTGAAGATGTGCCCATAAAGGCAGATAATATCATGGCTGATGCTGTCAATACTATTCAAGTTTTGGAGGCTTATATTCTTAAAAAGGAATGA